From a single Caloenas nicobarica isolate bCalNic1 chromosome 12, bCalNic1.hap1, whole genome shotgun sequence genomic region:
- the CYSLTR1 gene encoding cysteinyl leukotriene receptor 1 — protein MTLFDNLSCHHSIDDFRNRVYSTLYSMISIMGFVGNGVVLYVLIKTYRQKTAFQVYMLNLAVSDFLCVCTLPLRVVYYVHKGNWFFSDFLCRVSSYTLYVNLYCSIFFMTAMSFFRCIAIVFPVQNINLVTQRKAKFVCVGIWIFVTLTSAPFLRNGTYQHGNKTKCFEPPEDSQKTNLVVILDFIALFIGFIFPFIVITICYTMIIRTLQKNSLKKNQANRKKAVWMIIIVTATFLVSFTPYHVLRTVHLHVLWLRNASCEDAIYLQKSVVVTLPLAAANCCFDPLLYFFSGGNFRKRLTTFRKASSSSLTQAFRKKFSVKEKDGEPFGESHRENERVAVAPS, from the coding sequence ATGACGCTGTTCGATAACCTGTCGTGCCATCACTCCATCGACGACTTCCGAAACCGCGTCTACTCCACGCTCTACTCCATGATCAGCATTATGGGCTTCGTTGGCAACGGCGTCGTGCTGTACGTCCTCATCAAAACCTACCGGCAGAAGACGGCCTTCCAGGTGTACATGCTGAACCTGGCCGTGTCCGACTTCCTCTGCGTCTGCACCCTGCCCCTGCGCGTCGTCTACTACGTGCACAAAGGCAACTGGTTCTTCAGCGATTTCCTGTGCAGGGTCAGTTCGTACACCTTGTACGTCAACCTGTATTGCAGCATCTTTTTCATGACGGCAATGAGCTTCTTCCGTTGCATTGCCATCGTTTTTCCGGTCCAGAACATCAACCTGGTAACGCAGAGGAAAGCTAAATTTGTCTGTGTCGGCATCTGGATCTTTGTCACCCTGACAAGTGCTCCCTTCCTGCGAAATGGGACATACCAACATGGCAACAAGACCAAGTGCTTCGAGCCCCCAGAAGACTCTCAGAAGACAAATCTAGTGGTGATCCTCGATTTTATTGCCCTATTTATTGgcttcatttttccctttattgTCATAACTATCTGCTACACCATGATCATAAGGACCTTACAGAAAAATTCCTTGAAGAAGAACCAGGCGAACCGCAAGAAGGCGGTCTGGATGATCATCATCGTGACGGCCACCTTCCTGGTGAGCTTTACCCCGTACCACGTCCTGCGGACGGTCCACCTCCACGTGCTGTGGCTGAGGAACGCCAGCTGCGAGGACGCCATATACCTCCAGAAATCGGTGGTGGTGACACTCcccctggcagctgccaacTGCTGCTTCGACCCTCTTCTCTATTTCTTCTCAGGAGGCAACTTTCGGAAGAGACTCACCACGTTCAGGAAggcttcttcctccagcttaACGCAAGCCTTCAGGAAAAAGTTCTCCGTAAAGGAGAAGGATGGGGAACCCTTTGGAGAAAGCCACAGGGAGAATGAAAGAGTGGCCGTGGCCCCTTCGTAG